ACAGATGTTGTGGCAACATTCGAAGTGGGAGGAGTTTAGGCAGTGACCAGGTCAGGTGCCTGAGTTCAACAACCTGCGCTTTCCCTTTTTTCAGATAATGCTCGGAATCTTTTTCAATATCCACTCCGCTGCGCTTTTTGAGGATGTTCCCTTCACGGAGAAAGATTTTGAGTAAGTAGAGAGGCCAGGTGAGGTGGTCAGAATGACGGGCGGGGAACCGCAGGAGGCTGGATGCTTGGGGCCCGGAGGATAGGGAGCTGGGTGCGAAGAGCTGCTCTCTTAGCACAGTTACGAGCGGTCTTGGGAGTCAGATCTCAGGCCATCCTAAACCCACCACTTTTGATGTGGCCTCTTTGGGTATTACAtttgacttctctgtgcctccgtCCACCTCTGCAAAGTGGATGCTGTAAAAGAACTCAGTTATGGAGAAGATTGAATAAGACAATACACGCAAAAGCGTTTAGAATGGTACCCAGCACATAATCAGTGTTCGGTAACTATCGGCCGCTATTAATGTTTCTGACATTTCTCTGCCTAATCCTCACCCCTAGGAATGGCCCCCAGAACATATACAACCGTTACGAGCAAGTCGGTTACAACTGTTTCATCGCCGCGGGCATTTACTTCCTTCTCGGAGGCTTCTTTTTCTGCCAGCTTCGGCTCAATCAGCGCAAGGAATACATGGTGCGCTAGAGCACCGTCGCgtttcccctctcctgcccccacctctaTTTAAAGACTCTCCCCACCTGGTCGtcgttcccccccccccccccgccatccATTCTGGCGCCTTCTGAGGATTGGATTTCCCTGGCGGAAGACTGAATCCCTTGTTCGCCAACCTCCGGCACCCGTCCTCAATGGAGAGAAGTTGTGGCCGTTCCCTGTCCCTCTGGCCCCCTCGCCTTGTCCTTTTCCACAATAAAGAGAAACTGCTCTCTTAAGCCTTGTGTGTGTGCTTGgcttgggggcgggggcggcaccTGGGCTGGAGCTCGGCCTCCAAGCAGGGAGTCCCGACCCCTGACGGAAGCGAAGTAAAGCCGGGCCGGAAGTGAGGCGGTATCTTCCACTCTCCTCTCCGCGCCCGGAGGCGGCCTAAGTAGCTGCGGCTGGTGAGGCGGCGGGAGATCGAGCTGGAGCCAATCAGCTGCGGAAAGAGGCGGGACTTCCTGCGCGGGGGCCGGAGCCGTTCGGTCGCCGGGCTTTCCGTGGTCCCGGCTTGGCTTCGTGGTAGCGGCGAAAGCTGCGTCTCCGTGAGGAGGAGCGCGGAGCCATGACGTCAGCGTCCACAAAGGTTCGACCTCCCTCGCGGACAGCGCTCCCTGGTGGCCACGGGAGGGCGGGCCCCCCAGTTGGCTCCCGGATTTTCCGTCCCGGACGGGGGTGGGCGGGAGTCCAGCCTGGGGTGGGGTTAGGGGCTCCGGGCGGGATGGCGCGGGGATGTGCGCCTGCCCCCCGTAATGCTGCCCCGCCCCCAGGTCGGAGAGATCTTCTCCGCCGCGGGCGCCGCCTTCACGAAGCTCGGCGAGCTGACCATGCAGCTGCATCCCGTAGCCGACTCTTCCCCCGCGGGGTACGTGAGCCCGGGCTGGGA
This portion of the Vicugna pacos chromosome 16, VicPac4, whole genome shotgun sequence genome encodes:
- the LOC102533998 gene encoding ribonuclease kappa — protein: MASLLCCGPKLAACGIVLSAWGVIMLIMLGIFFNIHSAALFEDVPFTEKDFENGPQNIYNRYEQVGYNCFIAAGIYFLLGGFFFCQLRLNQRKEYMVR